The window CACCCAACCGTGTGCTTTTCTGCATGATCTGCTGTTTTCCAAGCATCAGGACATGAGTTGCATTGTATGGCTCAAAGTACAACTGATGTTACGACTCCCATGATTCCATCTGCTGATTCAAACTGGGTAACGCGCCTGCGTCAATGGCTAACGACTCCCACAGAGAAAACATCCAGTTCTCAGGTAATTTTTTGGTTCAGTTTAAGCCTATCTTGTGCTGCCATGTTCGGCTTGATGGCACTGCGAAAAGCCTTTAGTAGCCCTTATGTGGTGCAAGACGATGCGAGGCAGCATGTGTTTTGGATGCGGCGGTTTTTAGACTCCGAGTTGTTTCCCCAAGATTTAATTGCCGATTATTTTCAATCGGTGGCACAACCGGGTTATAAGGCAATCTATCAGCTAGCGGCGGCAATGGGAATTGACCCGATTGTCTTCAGTAAAGGGTTGCCCTTCGTTCTGGGATTAATCGCCACCGCCTACTGTTTTGGGATATGCCTACAGTTGTTTCCTCTCCCGGCGGCAGGATTTGTTTCGGGGTTATTGCTGAATCACAGCTTTTGGCTGAAAGATGACTTGGTTTCGGGTACGGCTAGATCGTTTTTGTATCCGCTATTTCTGGCTTTTGTCTACTATTTACTGCGGCGTTCCCTGTTGCCTTGTTTAGTGGCACTGGCACTGCAAGGCTTATTTTATCCCTCGGTGATGCTGATTAGTGCTGGCGTTCTGTTTGTACGCTTATGGCGCTGGGAACAGGGAAAACTGCGACTATCCCCTAATCGCCAGGATTATCTTTTCTGTGCGACTGGCTTAGGCGTGACACTGTTTGTCTTATTACCTCTAGCTTTGGAGTCCTCTCCCTTTGGCCCGGCTACCACAGTTGCCCAAGCGAGAATCATGCCAGAGTTTGCGGATGAAGGGCGATCGCGCTTTTTCCTCCATAGTCCCTTCGAGTTTTGGCTTTATGCCGATCGCAGTGGTTTGTTTCCTTATGAGTGGGCGCGTTTGCCTTACTTTTATTTACCACTCTTATTCCTGGGCTTGACGCTGTTGTTGCTTTACGAACTCCGCCATCCGTCTCGTTTCCCTTTAGTCAAAGGGGTGACCCATAATATTCAGATTTTATCAGAAATTGGCGTAGTTTCTTTGGGTTTGTTTCTTGCCGCCCATACCCTACTGTTTAAACTTTATTTGCCCAGTCGGTACACGCAGTATAGTTTCCGAATTTTAACGGCTCTAGCGGGTGCGATCGCAGTGATTATCTTCTGGGATGCTCTTTTCCGGTGGGCACAAGAGGGCACTCCTACCCAACGTTTAAGGCGACAGTTTAGGGCACTGACGTTAACCGCACTCATCGGTATTGCACTGGTTTCCTATCCCGTTGTCTTAAATCTGTTGAATTTGCAGGGCGTTCCCTTACCCAATATTTCGGGTTATCGGGAGGGGAAGATGCCAGAACTGTATCAGTTCTTCTCGCAACAACCAAAGGATACTCTAATCGCATCCCTGGCACCCGTAACCGATGACTTACCCACCTTTACCAATCGCTCCGTTTTAGTATCCCAGGAGTCTGCCCTGCCTTACCATCAAGGTTACTACACTCAGATTCGTCAGCGCGTGAGGGATTTGATTGATGCACAATATAGCCCAGATGTCAAGCAAGTGCAGGGCTTAATTCAGAAGTATGGTGTTGATTTTTGGATTGTAGAGCGATCGTACCTTGCCGCCTATCTCAACCCGAATTCCAGCCAAAAGCAACCCCCTCCTGAACTTAAGAGTCGCTGGCTGAAACAATTTCCGGCTACAGCCGAGGCTCGACTCAAGTGGGAGCAAGGGATTATCCCCGCTTTACCTAGGGTTGCACAGCGCTGTGCCGTTTTTCAGAACCAGGATTTAGTGGTTCTACAGGCATCTTGTATTACCGAACAAGAGGGGGGATAAGCTGTCCTGGAACTTGCCTATCTTCAAGACAGGTAATGGGAACTCTTTCGAGCTGTTGACATTCACTGTATTCAGCGAATCTTTCGTAAGCTGTCCCAAAACAATGAAGACTGGATGAGAAATGGGGTAATTTCAGACTTCATCCTGCAACCTTCAGTTGAGCTTTTTCGTTAACAACTACAGTGATGACGGTACAAGAGACTGGACAAAAATGTCCAGGGAAAATGGTATTTCTACCGGATAAACCGATAGTTCCGATGAAACTTACAGCTAGAGGAGAGGAAAAGTTGGGCTTGCGGATATGAGCAGCGACAAGGATAGACAAAACGAAATCATGGTTTTATCAGGGAATGGCAGAGTGTCGAGGAATTGTTCTAGCCTGACGGAAGGATTGGATTTAGCGAGTCAACACCAAGGGGTTGAAGGAAAATCGTTAGAACCTGTGGAACTTCCGATGAAGCCGGCTATTACCGGAGTGGTAACCCTAGAAGCCTCGGAATCTTTTAAGCAAGGACTCAATAAATTTCATCGCGGGGATTATCGCGGTGCGATTCAAGACTTTAACCAAGCGTTGCGGTTCAATGCTGATTTTGCCGAGGTTTACTATTACCGAGGGATGAGTCGCTATAAGAAGGGTGATTATCTCGGAGCAATCAATGATTATAGCCAAGTGCTGCGAGTTAATCCTCACAATGCAGAGGCTTACAGCGAGCGAGGTTTTGTCCGTGCTGTTTTAGCTGATCGCTGGGGAGCCATGCAGGATTATAACCAAGCGTTGCAGATTGATGCTAAGCATATCAAAACTTATTTGAATCGAATTCCATTGCGGGTGGAATTAGCGGATTATCAGGAAGCGATCGCAGATTGCAATGCAGCTTTGAATATTAATCCAAATTTACCTAAAGCCTACCTGTATCGAGGTATGGCTCATTTTGAATTAGAAGATTATCCCAATGCCATGGAAGATTACAATCAAGCTTTAAATATTAATCCCAATCTTGCCGAAGGTTACTTTAACCGAGGATTGAATCGCATCGGTTTGGGAGACTATCAAGAGGCGATCGCAGATTTTAACCAAGCCCTAAAACTGAAT of the Allocoleopsis franciscana PCC 7113 genome contains:
- a CDS encoding tetratricopeptide repeat protein, coding for MSSDKDRQNEIMVLSGNGRVSRNCSSLTEGLDLASQHQGVEGKSLEPVELPMKPAITGVVTLEASESFKQGLNKFHRGDYRGAIQDFNQALRFNADFAEVYYYRGMSRYKKGDYLGAINDYSQVLRVNPHNAEAYSERGFVRAVLADRWGAMQDYNQALQIDAKHIKTYLNRIPLRVELADYQEAIADCNAALNINPNLPKAYLYRGMAHFELEDYPNAMEDYNQALNINPNLAEGYFNRGLNRIGLGDYQEAIADFNQALKLNPNYTQAYLNRGYTRLQLGDNWGSLEDFDQALHLDPVSAKAFFSQMAPAFSQELGIVEDENQQLIQGLMLQGNLRYDSGDYHAALNAFNQVLNLDPNYTEAYNRRSTVRSALRDYEGALEDLETAKNLSLSHQPSLQPPPVVPVGQTAKDYYHQGVEKLQIGDFQGAIADFNQVLQMNGNDATTLTCRGFAYSRVGDKEKAIEDLQTAAKLFHEQGDVKSSQEIVETIKKLQP